A region of the Planktothrix serta PCC 8927 genome:
CTCATGTCTATACAGACTATGAAATTCCTCCTTATTATGATTCTTTAATTGGTAAATTAATTGTTTGGGGGCCAGACCGTCCAACGGCTATTCTCAAGATGAAGCGCGCTTTAAGAGAGTTTGCAATTACTGGAGTTCCCACAACTATCGGATTCCATCAAAGAATTCTTGAAACTCCCGAATTTTTACGAGGAGAAATTTATACTAATTTTGTTGAACAAATGATGAAACGAGGAGACTGAACTTCCCCCACTAACCTGACGGGTGGAAGTTAGGACTGCTATCACCCAGTTATTAAAAATAATTCTTAATAAGAACGATGGCTCAAAAGTCAAGTAATGTAAAAAATGATGTCGATTTTCTTGTCGAATTATTGCAAAAGGGGGACAAATTTGCCCAGAATGCCCTTTTTCTGGTAACAATACTCAAAGGTAAGCCCTGATGATCTGGCAATGCCCATCGCCAATCACTTTAAGAGAGAGCAGACAAAAAAGGAACAAATTAAGATATGTTTACTTATGTAAAACCCACGATTAGACACATCAAGCCAGATGACCTGAACGGGCGACAACTGATGAAAGTCGTCTATGTGGTGTTAGAAGCGCAATATCAAAGCGCCTTATCGGCAGCAGTGGAGTCGATTAACAAAAATAACCCTAATGTGGCGATCGAAATTAGCGGTTATTTGATCGAGGAGTTACGTTCTCCCGAAAACTACGAAAGTTTTAAACAAGATTTATCAAAGGCTAATATTTTCATAGCCTCCCTGATTTTTATTGAAGATTTAGCGGATAAACTCGTTGAAGCCGTGACCCCCTATCGGGATACACTAGATGTGGCGGTCGTCTTCCCCTCCATGCCTCAAGTCATGCGCCTGAATAAAATGGGGACGTTTTCGATGGCGCAACTGGGACAAAGCAAAAGTGCGATCGCCCAGTTCATGAAAAAACGGAAAGAACAGTCTGGGGGGTCTTTCCAAGATGCGATGCTGAAGTTGCTGCAAACTTTGCCCAAAGTCCTGAAATACCTGCCAATGGACAAGGCTCAGGATGCCCGCAACTTTATGTTATCCTTCCAATATTGGTTAGGGGGTTCTTCCGAAAACTTGGAAAACTTCTTGCTGATGTTAGGCTCAAAATATGTGTTTACGGGTAAAGAAAAACTGCAATTTGCTGACCCCGTAACCTATCCCGATATGGGAATATGGCATCCCCTCGCGCCGAAAATGTTCGAGGATGCGACCGAATATTTTCACTGGTATAATAGCCGCGACGATATTTCCGACGACCCCAAAGATCCCCTCGCTCCCTGTGTGGGGTTAGTCCTGCAACGGACGCACCTGGTAACAGGAGATGATGCCCATTATGTGGCGATGATACAGGAACTTGAAGCATTAGGGGCGCGAGTTTTACCTGTGTTTTCAGGCGGGTTAGACTTTTCTAAACCCATTGATGAGTATTTCTGGGATAACCCCCCGAAAGGTATTCAACCCCAAACTATTGTGGATACTATTGTGTCGTTAACGGGTTTTGCCTTAGTGGGTGGCCCCGCTCGACAAGATCACCCGAAGGCGATAGACTCGTTAAAACGGTTAAACCGTCCCTATATGGTGGCGTTGCCTTTAGTTTTCCAAACCACTGAAGAATGGGAAGAAAGCGATTTAGGGTTACATCCGATCCAAGTGGCGCTGCAAATTGCTATTCCTGAACTTGATGGCGCTATTGAACCGATTATTATCTCAGGACGGGATGGAACAACGGGGAAAGCGATCGCACTGCAAGATAGAATTGAAGCGATCGCCCAACGATCCTTAAAATGGGCAAATTTGCGGAAAAAACCGAAATTAGCCAAAAAAGTGGCTATCACCGTCTTTAGCTTCCCCCCAGATAAAGGAAACATCGGGACGGCGGCTTATTTGGATGTGTTCGGGTCAATTTATGAAGTGTTGAAAGCCTTAAAAGGTAATGGCTATGACGTTCAAGACGTGCCCGACTCCGCCGAGAAACTGATGCAGGAAGTTATTCACGACGCCACGGCCCAATATCAAAGCCCAGAACTGAATATTGCCTATCGGATGTCTGTGAGCGAATATGAACGGTTAACCCCCTATTCTGAGCGCTTAAATGAAAATTGGGGGCCACCACCGGGAACCTTGAACACCGATGGCGAGAATTTGTTAGTCTTCGGAAAACAGTTCGGAAATGTGTTTATCGGCGTTCAACCCACCTTCGGCTATGAAGGCGACCCGATGCGGTTGTTGTTCTCCCGGTCAGCGAGTCCCCATCATGGCTTCGCTGCCTACTATACCTATTTAGAACAAGTCTGGCAAGCGGACGCGGTATTACACTTCGGCACGCACGGATCATTAGAATTCATGCCGGGTAAACAAATGGGAATGTCGGGAGAATGCTACCCCGATAATTTAATTGGTAGTATTCCCAACCTATATTACTACGCCGCCAATAACCCCAGCGAAGCGACTATTGCCAAACGGCGCAGTTATGCCGCGACAATTTCTTATTTAACTCCGGCAGCAGAAAACGCTGGGTTATATAAAGGATTGCAAGAACTCAACGAGTTAATTGCCTCTTATCAAAGCCTAAAAGATAGCGGTCGGGGCGTGGCTATTGTTAACAGCATTATGGATAAGTGTCGCTTGGTGAATTTAGACCAAGATGTCACCCTCCCGGAAACAGATGCTTC
Encoded here:
- a CDS encoding magnesium chelatase subunit H, which translates into the protein MFTYVKPTIRHIKPDDLNGRQLMKVVYVVLEAQYQSALSAAVESINKNNPNVAIEISGYLIEELRSPENYESFKQDLSKANIFIASLIFIEDLADKLVEAVTPYRDTLDVAVVFPSMPQVMRLNKMGTFSMAQLGQSKSAIAQFMKKRKEQSGGSFQDAMLKLLQTLPKVLKYLPMDKAQDARNFMLSFQYWLGGSSENLENFLLMLGSKYVFTGKEKLQFADPVTYPDMGIWHPLAPKMFEDATEYFHWYNSRDDISDDPKDPLAPCVGLVLQRTHLVTGDDAHYVAMIQELEALGARVLPVFSGGLDFSKPIDEYFWDNPPKGIQPQTIVDTIVSLTGFALVGGPARQDHPKAIDSLKRLNRPYMVALPLVFQTTEEWEESDLGLHPIQVALQIAIPELDGAIEPIIISGRDGTTGKAIALQDRIEAIAQRSLKWANLRKKPKLAKKVAITVFSFPPDKGNIGTAAYLDVFGSIYEVLKALKGNGYDVQDVPDSAEKLMQEVIHDATAQYQSPELNIAYRMSVSEYERLTPYSERLNENWGPPPGTLNTDGENLLVFGKQFGNVFIGVQPTFGYEGDPMRLLFSRSASPHHGFAAYYTYLEQVWQADAVLHFGTHGSLEFMPGKQMGMSGECYPDNLIGSIPNLYYYAANNPSEATIAKRRSYAATISYLTPAAENAGLYKGLQELNELIASYQSLKDSGRGVAIVNSIMDKCRLVNLDQDVTLPETDASELTPEDRDQIVGQVYRRLMEIESRLLPCGLHLIGKPPTAEEAISTLVNIASIDREEENLLSLPRIIANSLNRDLEELYSNNNLGVLADVELLQKITEACRAAVIALVNEQTDAEGRVSLVSKLNFFNMGKKEPWIEALHEFGFTKVDPEPIKPLFEYLEFCLQQICADNELGSLLRALEGEYIIPGPGGDPIRNPDVLPTGKNMHALDPQSIPTAAAVKSAQIVVERLLERQKVENGGNYPETISVVLWGTDNIKTYGESLAQVMWMVGVKPVPDALGRVNKLELISLEELGRPRIDVVINCSGVFRDLFINQMALLDKAVKMAAESDEPLEMNFVRKHAIEQAKELGVSVRQAATRVFSNASGSYSSNVNLAVENSSWEQESELQEMYLKRKSFAFNSDNPGTMEQDRNIFESALKTADVTFQNLDSSEISLTDVSHYFDSDPTKLISSLRKDGKKPTSYIADTTTANAQVRTLSETVRLDARTKLLNPKWYEGMLSHGYEGVRELSKRLVNTMGWSATAGAVDNWVYEDVNETFIEDAEMQKRLMNLNPHSFRKIISTLLEVNGRGYWETSEENLDRLRELYQEVEDRIEGIE